The nucleotide sequence TCGCTTCGACGTGTGCGCTGTAGGAGCCGTCCGCCGTGCGGAGCATCCCCCCGCCCTCGAACGTGCCTCCCAAGGCTCCTGCCTCGCCGCTCGCCGTCAGAAGGCCGTCCTCGTAGTGCCCCTTTGCCTTCACCGCTGAAAGCGATGTGCCGTAGAGCGTTGCGGCTGAGGCTTCGCACTCTCCGTCAACCTTCCAGTCCTGCGGCGTGCCGTAAACAGAAGCGAGGACGCGCACCGGACCTTGGAAAGGGCTCTGCGCCAAGATTTTCGACGGATCAAAGGCCGCGGACTCGACGACGAAGTTGAAGCTCGGCACTTCCTCCTGCCAAGCGACCTTCCCATGAATGGACGTTTGCTGCTCTTCGGCAGAAGCACGCAAAAAGATGCGCGCCTCCTTGCCCGAAAAGACGACGAGTCCACGCGACGCCTCAACCTCCATGCCATGGACGAGCGCCTTCGCACCCGAAAGGCGCACGTCGCCCGCAAGCGAAACGTCATCCGCCTCGCGCACGAGCTTCAGCACCGTCTCGTCGACGTGCAGCGCCTGCGGCTCGATCTCGTCGGGAAGCACACCTTCGGGCAGGAATGCGATATAGTCCATCGCATTGATATTTTCCCCCTTGAGCTTCAGTTCCTGCCGCTCTTTCGAGACTTCTCCCTCGACAGCGAGCGGTGCGCCCTTGCAGCTGGCCTCAGCTTCGACGGAGACAGAAGACTTGTGCACGAAGTCAAGCTCCGCCCCGATATCTTCCAAGGCGATTTCCTTGCCCGAAACGGCAACGTTCGCCTTTCCTTCCTTCACGCTGACCTTGCCGCAAAAATCATTTCCCCCTGCTTCCTGCTGCACGAGGTCGGCGACGTTCCAGCTTCCGTCCGCGCGCTGCTGCAGGGAAAGCTCCGGCTCTATGACCGTCACATGGGAAATCGCGGCAACAGGCGAGGCGGAAAGAGCCGCAAAGAGACTCATTTCCACCTCGGCGTGCGCAGCGCGAAGAATCTCCTCTCCCGCCCTGTCCTGCACCGCGATGCCGTCAAGGGCAAGCGTATGCCAAGACTCGACCCGCACGGCGTCGATGGCGACGGGAACGCCGAGCGACTCGGACGCCTTTGCAGAAAGCGTCCTGCCAGCCTCCTCAACGTAAGCGCCCGTGCGGGCGATGTAAGCCGCCGTGCCGCAAACGAGCGCAAAAAGGAAGAGCGCGATGACGACTGCAGCGAAAACAATGCTCCCCTTCTTCATCGGCTCTTCCTCCTCGTTGTCTCTTTTTCAAGTTCTGCGGCACGAAAGGACATCGCGGCTCGATGCGCTTTACATCTCCCCCGCTGCAGCCGCTTCGGCCGCCGCATCCTTCTCTGCTGTCTTGACAGGTGCGGTCTTGACGGGTGCGCCATGCGTCACGGGAATCATCGCATCGTCCTTCGCCGTGCGGCTCTTCTGGCTCTTCTCATCGAGCAGCTTCTGCTCGACAGCCATCTTCTCCGCTGCCTCATCCGTATGGTAGAGCGCCGTCTCAGCCTGCTCCTTCGCCGCCTTATAATACTTGGCATCGACTTTCTCACGGTAGGAAACGGTGTCGAGATCGACGGGCAGACCCATGGCTCGGTCCAGCGCCGCCTTGCTGAGGTTGTAGTTGTAGAGCGCATCGTAGTAATTCGTCTGCGCCGCGACGAGCTTTTCGTCGGCGTCCGTCACGTCGAGGTTCGTGCCGACACCCGCCGTGTAGCGCACCTGCGCAATCTTGAAGTCCTCGACGGCATGCTCGACGGCGACGCTCGTCGTCTTGATGTTCTTCTCCGCCGCCAGAAGACTCAGGTACGCCGTCTGCACGTCGAGCGCAATCTGCTCGCGCGTGTCCTCCGCCGCCTGCTGCAGCTTGTGCACCGCCGCACGCTTCTGGTTCACCTGCGCCTGCGTCACGTTGTTGTCAAAGGCCGCCCAGTTCGCCTGTATGCCGATCGACCAAGTGTCCGCCGAATCCGTGTTGTTGGAAAAGAGGCTGTCGCCGCCGACCGTGCGGGATGCCGCTGCGCTGACCTGCGGCAGCGAAGCGCCGCGCGTCGCCTCCATGGCAGCGTTCGCCTGACGCACGGCATAGTCCGCCGCAATGCCGTCCGCACGGTGCGCGAGCGCGTACTCCGTGCAATCCTCAAGGCTCAGATCATACTTTCTGTAGGCGAGTTCATCCGCCAACGAGAGCTTCGTACCCGTCGGCAAGCCGATGATCTTGTTGAGTTCGGCGATGGCGACGTCGTAGTTGTTCGTCACGTTCACGAGACTCTGCTCAGCGTTCGCGAGCGAGACCTGGGATGCGAGTACATCGGAACGCGCGACCGTGCCCACCTTGTACTGCGCGTTGACATTTGCCAGATGACTCTTCAAATTGGCGACGGACATCTCGCCGACCTTGATGAGATTGCGGTATTCGAGCGCCTTGAAATATTGTCCCGTCGTCTGATACCGCACCGCCTGCTTCGTGCCTTCGAGCGCGAGATCGGCATTGTTCACGCCGTAGCGCGCCGCCTCGATGCCGTGCTCGATGCTGCCGCCCGTGTAGAGCGGGAAGGAAAGCGCCGCGCTGCTCCGAAAAGCATAGTCGTGGTCATACATCTTGTATGCCTTGCCGCCGACGCGGTTGCCCTGCGTCGAGAGCGTGAGTTTCGGGCCTGCCGTGCGGCGCGCCTCATGGTATGCCCAGTCCGCCGCATCCACATCGGTCACGGACGACTTGATCGAGCGATTGTTCTCAAGCGCCAGTTCCACGCTCTCGGAGAGTGCGAGAGAGCGCGTCTCCGCTGCGGACGCAGATGCGAAGCTCAGGGAGAAAAGCCCGCCCGCGACGAGCGCCGCAAGCTTCTTGGAAAAATATTTTGACTGCTTCACAATGATTCCTCCTAAAATGACTGGTGCAGACCGAAGTAGGCGGCGCGCCGCTCGCTGCGGTTGAGATCTTTGAGTTGACCCATCAAATACGTATCTTCACGCAGACGGTACTTGGCGGAAAGGCGCAGCCGGAAATCGTCGGGGTCGTAGGCGTCGGCGGAGAAGAGCCAGCGATTTCCAACATTCGCATCAAGACCGACGCCCGGCTCGCCCGCGATGAGTCCCGCGCGTGCGCCGAGTCTGCCCTTCGTGCGGCCGACCTCAAGATTCAAATCGTTCCCCTCGCCGATGTCCTCGACGCCGACGCGCAGGAAGCGATCGGGCCTGTCCTCCTTGGAAACGTCGACGTTGAAGTTCGTGATCCAGTCGCGATTCTTGCCGCTGTAGAGAATGTCAACCGAAGGCTGCGTTTCTATGCTGCTTAAGTTATCGAGCGTGTCGTTCGCCTTCTCTGTGACGGCGCGCGCCTGATGGATCGTCGCCTTGAGATCTTCGCGCACCGTGGGATCGCCCGTGATGTCGTGCAGTTCCTCCGCCACCTGCCGGATGTTCTCGCTCGCCCTGGCGACGTTCAGCAGTGTCAGACGAAGATTTGCAGCCGTCGCGCCGCCGTCAGAGACATCTGCCGCCATCTGGCGCACCGTCTCCGTCGTCGCGGAAAGGTTCGCGAGGATTATCTGCATCTCCTCCATCATCGCGTGCATATTGCCCTCGTTCTGCAGCGCAACGCGCCCGAGCACAGCCGTGAGGTCGCGGATGTGCGCCGTGACCTCGCGCACATTTTCCGCCGATCCGAGGACGGATTCCTTCATGCGCGGATTGCCGAGGATGTCGTTCAACGAACCGAGGAGGTCATGCACGTCGGCCACCGCCTCGCTCACATTCTCAAGCACGGAATCGACGCTCGTCTCATCCGTGCCGATGACGAAGTCGCCGTCCTTCAAGTAATCCGTACTCTTCGATCCAGCCGGCGAGATGAGGACGAACTTGTCGCCGAGGACGCTGTTCGCCGCGAGAGAGATTCGCGCATCGCGCGGGATCTGAATGTCGGGATGGACGGAGAGCGTCACGCGCACGCCCGTCCCCTCCGGCTCAATGGCCTTGACCTTGCCCGCGAGCACGCCCGCATAGCGCACGTCCGCTTCCGGGGCAAGCCCCACGACCTGCGTGAATCCTACATAAATCGTATAATTGCGGCTCGTCGAAAAAGAAAATCCCTGAAGCTGCAGGAGCACTGCCGTCAAAATCGCGATGCCGAGAAGCGTGAACGCTCCCACCTTCGCTTCCGTCGTCATAAACTCGCCTCCTTCTCTTCCGTCTCCACCGCGCGAAAAAACGCGCGGACGCGCGGATCTTCGAGCTTTCTGAACCCTTCGACCGTATCGAGCGCTATGAGCGATCCCTTGTGCAGCATGGCGATGCGGTCGGCGATGCGGCAGGCGCTCGCCATGTCATGCGTCACGACGACGCTCGTCACGCCAAGATTCCTCTGCGTCTCGATGATGAGGTCGTCGATCTTCGCCGACGTCAGGGGATCGAGTCCCGAACTCGGCTCATCGTAGAGGATGATGGACGGGTCGATGGCGATGGCGCGCGCCAAGCTCACGCGCTTCTTCATGCCGCCCGACAATTCCCCCGGCATCATGCGCTCGCTGCCGTCAAGGCCGACGAGATGCAGCTTCTCGCGCACAATGCGCACGATCTCCGCCTCCTTGAGACGCTTGTGCTCGCGAAGCCCGAAGGCGACGTTCTCCCCTACGGTCATGGAGTCGAAGAGCGCCGAATACTGGAAGACCATGCCCATCCTCAGGCGCACCCGGTCAAGCTCGTTTTCCGTCATCTGTGAGATTTCGGCGTCATCGATCCAGATCCTGCCCGAGGTCGGGCGGATCAGCCCGATGATGAGCCGGAGAAGCGTACTCTTGCCCGAACCCGAGCCGCCGATGACGGCGAGCGTCTCACCGTCTTTGACGCAGAGATCGAGAGGGTGCAGCACCTCATGGGAAGCGAAGCTCTTCGTCACACCTTCCAGCCGTATCATATCTTCCACCTCAGCCCGTCAATAAAGCAAGAACGACAGGAACACATTCAAAAAGAAAATGCAGACGATCGCCGCCACGACGCTCTTCGTCGTGGCGCGTCCCACGCCCTCCGCCCCCTCGGGCGCATGAAGCCCGTACCATGCGCCGAGGACGGCGATGACGATGCCGAACACCGCCGCCTTGATGAGTCCGCCCGTGACGTCGTGCGGCACGGCAAAGACGTGGATGGAGTTCGTGAAGGTATAGGAGGCAATGCCCGCATAGTGCACAGCGACAAACCAGCCGCCGAAGACGCCGATAACGTCACCGAAGATCGTCAGGAGCGGCACCATGCACATGCACGCGATCATGCGAGGCACGACGAGGTAGCCGATGGGACTCGTCGCCATGACGCGCAGGGCGTCGATCTGCTCCGTGACCTTCATCGTGCTGATCTCCGCCGTGATGGCAGACCCCACGCGCCCTGCACAGACGACGCCGACGAGCACGGGGCCAAGCTCGCGCCCGATGGCGATGGCTATGACGCCGCCGATCGTCGACTGCGCGCCGAAGCGTATGAACTCATGCGCGACCTGCAGCGTCATGACCATGCCCGTGAAAAGCATCGTCAAGGAGACGATGGCGAACGAGTCGACGCCGAGATGCGACATCTGCGCGAAGATGTGTCGGAAGCGCAAGGGGCGGCACATCTCTTTGACGGCAGCGGCAAGGAGCAAAATAACGGAGCCGACCCACTCGAATCTTTCGAGCACGAACGAACCGATTTTCTCCAACAGCCGCATCATCATCTCTTATCCTCTTCCTCAATCAGCAATGAAGTATGGATCACATTGTCTATGACATAGCCCGTCTCGAACTTCGCCTCAAAGGGATTGCCCTGCTTCTTCGCTTTCTGCCCGAGGAGGTCAATGCGCTTCTCCTGTTTCTTCCGCGGTGCGCTCTCCTGCTTCTTCAGACGCTTCTTCGCTTCCTTCTTCTCCTCCGCCGAAAGGGGCAGTTTCGGCGCGATCGCAGGCGCTACGATGATCTCATTGTTCCTGCCGAGCTGCAGGAACTGCTTGAGCTTGTCCGCCGTCGTCTGCGTCTTGTCCTCCTCGGCGCTCGTATCGATGCCGAGCGCGTTCTGCAAAAGAGCCGCCGTCACGGGGATGAAACTGCCGCCGCGCACATCGAGACTCAGGACGCCCGGCGCTTGGCTCTCCGGCACATGGTAGGGAATCAGCAGCTCTTCCTTCTCCCTGCGGAAGGGCTTGATCGTCGTGCGGAAGTTCACCGTCTCCCCCGGCTTTGCCGATGGCTTTTCGGGCACAGCGGAAATCAAAGAGGCCGTCTTGCGCGTACTCTCCATCTCGATGTCGACGTCAATCGAAGTCACGTCGGCTTCCTTCTCCGTATTCTGACAGAGGAGCGTCATGACCTGCGCCAACTCGCCCACCGAAGCCTGTCCAACATCCGAGGCCGTATAGTACATGTTCGAGCGCTCGATTTTGCCATCCTCGCCCGCCGTCGTGCGAATCGTGAACTTGAGGTTCGCCGTCGCCTCGCCGATCGTATCCGACGTCTTTCCCATCGCCGCGTAAGCGATGCCAGGCACGAGAATCGGCAGAAAATCCTCGTCGTAGGCGATCTGCGCCGCAAACTTTCTGTCGTAGCCGAGCGACGTGTCCTTCACGCGCACGCGCATCGGCACACTCTCGGGAAACGCGCCGATGATGCCGGCGACGCCCGCCTCTCGATCCTGATTGATGCGCCCGATGATGTTGCCGATGCTCGCAATCTTCATGCCGTCCGTCGGACCGCTGATCGTGCCGACGACCTTAGCGTCCGTCATGAAGTAGTTGACATTCCCCTTGTGCAGGAACGGATGCCCAAAGGCGAGCACGCGCTTTCCATCGACCGCCGTCACCGTTCCCGTCGCTCCGACGGAAAAATCGCCGTAGGAGACGGCGACGCCGACGGCGCTCCCGGGCGCGAGAGCCGCATCATAGACGACATGCGCACCTGGCGTCGGCGTGCCGAAGGCCGGCATCTCGCCCGCCTTGAACCCGAGGGCGGAAAGCTTCTCCTCCATATAGGCGGAGCCGCTTCTGCCGAATCCTGCGAGATAGAGCGCCGATTTCGCCTGCGTCTCGTGCTTCTTCGCTGCTGGCTTCGCGCCTTCTTCAGCGATGGGCTTCTTCTCCGCCGGTTTCTTTGATGCCCCTGCCGGTTCTTTCGTCTCCTTCGCCGGCTCTTTCATCGCCTCGGCGGGTTGCTTCTCTACCTCAGCAGAATTTCCCTTCGCCTTGGAAGGCTTCTTCCTCGCTTCTTCGGGTTTTTCGCTTTCCGCTGCAGGCTTCTTCTCCGCTTCTGCAGGCTTTTTCTTTTCTCCCGCAGGCTTCTTTTCTGCCTTTGCAGAGTCTCCCTGCTCAGCCGCAGGTTTCTTCTCTGCTTTTTCCTTCTTTTCTTCTGCAGCCGCGGGCTTCTTCTCTGCCTTTTCCATCTTTGCCTCAGCTGCTGCAGGCTTTTCCTTCTCCGCTTTCTTTCTCTTTTCGGGGTCTTTTCCCTGCTTTTCTGCCGGCTTCTTGTCGGGCTTTTCTGCCGTTTCCTCGGCTAGCTCCGGCAATTCTTCCTTTTCGAGTTTGGCGCGCTTTCCTGCCGCCTGCTCCGCCCCGCCTGTGCCGCCTTCGCCAGCGCCTTCACCGACGTCCTCGCCCGTGCCTTCGCCCATCGGCTCATCGGCGTCCGCTGCCTTTTCCTTTTTTTCCTTCTTCAGATGAACCGCCTTGTAGTCGGGCATATCCCAGATCGGCAGCATCTCATCGATCGGTGTGATGAAGAACGTATAGAGGCTCATTCCCTTAATGCCCGCTGAAAGCGCGCCGACGAGCGCCCCATCCACATAGACGGGGCTGCCGCTCATGCCCTGCAGCGTGCCGCCCGTGCGCTCGACGACAGGGCCTGACGCCTTCGCCATGATGCGATTCGTCGAAGAGCCTTCCTCGTACGTGCCGACGACATCGACATGGAACGGCACGATCTCGCCCGACTCGTCGACCACGGTGTACGCCGTTCCCTCCATACCCGGGTATACCTCCGAAAGCGGCAGCGTCGGCGGCAGGGAAGCCGCTGTCGCCACCCCCATGGAAAGAGACAGAGACAGACCGAGCGCGAGCATCTTCTTTTTGAAATTACGCAAATATATCACCTCGTACAGATTGGAGAGCGGCACAAAAGAGGGAGTCTTCCCTCGCAGTCATTCATCCTGTTTCTTCAAGCGCGCGACGACCTGTCCCGCAGTGATGTCATCGCCGACGGAGACGAGCATCTCGCTCACACTGCAGTCCTCCTCGGCACGCGCCGCCGCGACCTCTCCCGTCAATGTGCGCACGCGCACGATCTCCGCACCCGCCGCAAGCGCGCTTCCCGGCTCAGCCCGCCATGTGACCGTACCGGCAATGCCGGACTTCACGTCCACTGCCGCCTCTGCCGTCAGCGCATGGACAGCAAATATCATAATGCCAAGGAAAAGGCCAAACATCAGTGCTTTTTTCATCTGCATCCCCTCCATTATAGCGGATTCTTTCCTATGTGCCAACAGAAACTCGGAAAAATGCCGTGTCAGTGCGGCAAGAGGGCAAGCGCCGAGCCGACGGCACGCTCCTGCCCGTCGGACGGACTGTTTTCAAGTTCACCGCCGACGACGAGCGCACTCGAACCGCCGCCGTCGAAGTTGATCGCCTGCACAGCGCCGAACTGCAGCATGAACTCCGCCATCTCCTGCAGCGTGCAGCCAATGCTGTGCGGCTGGCGTCCGTCGACGACGGCGAGCAGGTAATGCCCCTCCGCCGTCACGCCGAACGCCGTGCGCGGCGCACGTCCGCGTGCGATGTCGGGAGGAAATTCCTCCTCCGTCGCCGTCACATGAGCGATGCCGTCCTTGACAAGCATCGGGCCTGCGCCAATGACTGTCGGCAGGCTCTCCCAAGGTGCACCGATCGTCTCCGCTACACGCACAGCATCGCCGACCTTCACTTGGGAGAAGGCGTCCTTCGCCTTGCCGTGCACCGAGATGACGAGTCCATCTTTCGGAATTGGGCTGTCCGACGAGTTGACGGCAGCAACCCTGCCGCCTCGGACGATGTACTCCTGTCCGTATTCATTCGTGCGCGTCGTCGATCCATAGTAATGATTGTAAATCACGAGACTGTCCTCGCCGCGCTCCGCATCGACGCCGCCCACGGGCCAGCTTCTCTTGCCGAGCGTCACCGTTCCGCTGTAATCGACAGGGCCGAAATATGCCCTGCCGTCAGCGGCAAACCCCACAGCACTGCGCCGAAAGTACGTCGTACCGACGATCGTGCCGTCCATTTTCAAAAGGCCAAGGATCTCGCCGTTCGGTGCGAAGTAGGACGCATTGATCGCCGCGTCGGCTCCTGCCATATCCGACATCGCACTGACCGAAGCGCGTCCCGGCACAGCCCCCTTGGCGAGCACAGGCACGGCGCGATAGCGGGCGGGATCGGCCTCCAGCACCCATCCCGTCAGACGGCCGCGAGCGTCGAGCCGCTTGAGCGTCGAGAGTTTCAAACCGGGCGCAGGCGTCTCCTCGGAAACGACCTCATATTCCTTCTGCACATCGATGAAGATGCGCGTCGGATTCGCCAGCGTCTTGACTTCGTAAGATGCCGGCGCTGCAAGATCGATGACGACCTTGACGCCCTGCGGTACGGCCGATACGCGCACGCTCTCGACCATGCTGCCCGAAATCTCTGGTTGCACGGCCTGACTGTGTGCGCCCGCAAGGGAAAGCACGATCCTCTGTCCGTCATTTTCCGTATGAACTTCGTAGGCGGGCAGCGTCGTCAAGTCGAAGACGACGCGCTCACGCTCGTCACTCGTGCCAAAGCGCACGCCCGTCAGAGTCTTCGCTGCTTGCTGCTGCACCTGCACACGAGCCTGCGTCTGCGGCAGTGCCGCAAAAGAAACGGCATCCGTCCCCAAGGCCACCGCCAGAGCCAAAGCCAGACTCAGCGCCGTCTTCCTCATACTCTCGCCATCCTCTCAAAATCCATCTAGTGAAGACTATTATAGCACGGATCCAAGCGAATCGGTGGAAAATCTTTGACTGAAAATCCTTTAACGAAGGAACAGAACATGCGCCGCATCACGCGCACACAAAACAGGCACCCTTCCATCATCGGAAGGATGCCTGTTGTTTTTCGCAATATTTTTCTGCCTGCCCTCAATCGCGCTTCCGGTTCATCCACTCGGGGATGTCGAAGTTGCTGAAGCTCGGCGCTTTTGGCAACGGCGTGTCGGCCTGGGGGACGGGCTTTGCGCCGGGCTGCGCGGGCTTTCCTGGGACGGCCGTCGCAGCGGGACGCTGTATGCCTACCGTATCATTGTCGAAGCCTGTCGCGATGACGGTCACGCGCACGGTGTCGCCGAGCGTTTCGTCGAGGGACGCGCCGAAGATGATGTTCGCATCGACGTTGACGGCCTCCTGAATCGTCGACGAGGCTTCGTTGACCTCGTACATGCTGAGGTTCTCCGCCGAGCTGGAGATGTTGAGGAGAACGCCGTGCGCCCCTTCGATGCTCGTCTCCAAGAGCGGCGACTCGATCGCGTACTTGGCGGCGGTGACGGCGGCGTTCTCGCCCGTCGCCTCGCCGATACCCATGAGCGCCGAGCCTGCATTGCTCATGATGGACTTGACGTCGGCGAAGTCGAGGTTGATTAGTCCCGGCACGGCGATGAGGTCGGAAATGCCCTTGACGCCCTGGCGCAGGACATCGTCGGCGAAGCTGAACGCATCCGTGATCGAGGTCTTCTTGTCGACGACCTGCAGCAGGCGGTCGTTCGGAATCGTGATGATCGTGTCGACGTGCTGCTGCAGCTTCGCGATGCCCGCCTCCGCCTTCTTCTGGCGCAGACGTCCTTCAAACGTGAAGGGGCGCGTGACGACGCCGACGGTCAGAGCGCCGATCTCACGCGCACACTCGGCGACGACGGGCGCCGCTCCCGTGCCCGTGCCGCCGCCCATGCCAGCCGTCACGAAGACCATGTCCGCGCCCTGCAGCGACTGCAGGATGTCATCGCGGCTCTCTTCCGCCGCCTGTTCACCGATCTCGGGACGCGCACCCGCGCCAAGGCCGCGCGTAAGTTTCTCGCCGATCTGGATGCGTTTCGGCGCCATCGCGTGCAAAAGAGCCTGCGCGTCCGTGTTGACAGCGATGAACTCCACGCCCTGCAATCCCGCTGAAATCATGCGGTTCACAGCATTGCTGCCGCCGCCGCCCACGCCAATGACCTTGATCTTGGCGAACTGGTCCAAACCCATATCATCCAATTCAAACACGATAGCAACCCCCAAAATATAGCATAGTCCGCCTTTCGTCCCACTAGAAGGAGTACGGCAGTCGTCCTCAAAAGTTTCCCTACCATTCTATCATTATTTTAATACGTGCGCCATAAAAAAATTATGAAAATGCTTGCTTTTTTCTCTTTTTGCCGCTCTAATTATGCTTTTCAAAGAAATGACGGCGCAGAATCGCCAGATTCTGGAAGACACGCAAGCCAAACGCCAGAAGCGCCACATAGTAAAGGTCGATGCCGAGGCGGTCGCCGATGTAGACGAGAAACGCCGCCATGAGGGCGTTCATAAAGAAGCCCGAGATGAATACGGCATTGTCGAAGTGGTTTTCCGATGCCGCCCGAAGGCCGCCGAAAACGGAATCAAGCGAGGCGAGCAGGGCGACGGAAGAGAGCTTCGCGTAGGCGAGCGGCACGGTGATCGGCGAGAGCATGCCGACGGCAACGCCGACGAGAAGTCCGAGAACGGGCAGGATCATCTTGACCCCTCCTTTTCATCCGAAAGCGCTTCGATGGCTTTCGCGTACTTGAACGACGCCGCGCCCTTGTAGGCTGGCACCTCGACATGCTCTTCCTTCTTCACGTCAATCTGTATGCCCCAGACCTTCAGCGTGTCCTCAACGCCGCCGCGCATCTTGATCGACTTCTCCAAACTCTCGGGGTCGCCGATGGCATGAATCTTGTAGGGCGGTGCCGAACGCACATTGTTGACGGAGAGCGTCGGCCCCGCGCAGCGGATCTCCGACGTTCCCGTGAGCCTCTGCCCGTTGATGGACACGGCTTCTGCGCCTGCGGCGCGCAGTTCGTTGATGACGCGCAGGAGATCGTCGTCATGAATGAGGTAGAGGTTCGGATTCTCGCCCGCCTTCGACGTCGCCTTGCTGTCGTCGAGCGTGACGATGACGCCCGGTCCCGCAAGCGCCGTGAAGCCGCCCTTCATGCGTTGGTAATCGTTGCTCGGCCCCTCTGACGCTGCGTCCTTCGTATCCTTCAGCTCTTCCTGCAGACGATCGCGCTCCTTCTCCGTCTCCAAAAGACGCGTGGCAAGTTCCTCCACGCGCTGCTGCGATACGGACTGGCGCATGTCCTCCGTCGCGCGGAACTGCACGGCGAGCATGAAGCCCAAGACCATGCAGACAAAGGCGATGGACCACCGCCCCTGCTTGAAATTGATCATAAAATGCCTCCCGAGCTGTTGCTGAAATGAGATAATAAAGGAATTATAACGCAAACTCAAATTTTCTTCCACTATTGCTTGAGCTTGATGAACGGCGCCGTATACTTGAAGTCGACGTACTCGACGGGGCGCTGCTTGACCTCCTGATCGACGATGAAGCTGTCCGTCAGATGCGCCTTTTCTTCCAAGCGGTCGAGCGCACCGAGGCGGATCTGCACGCCGCCCGTCGTGTACGCCATGACGTCGTCCGGCTTCTTCAGCGACACCTCGGAGATCTGCGCATTCGTCTCAGGCTTCAGGGCATTGAGATAGACGAGCGCCGCCTTGAGATTTTCATCCGTCGTTTTGTCGCCGATGTAGATGTCCTTGAGCTTGATGCCCGTGACCATGGGAATCGCCATCTTTTTCAGCGTCTTGTAGGCGTCGATGACCGTGCCTTCGCGGTCGAGATCGACGTAGCCGAAATCGCAGTCGACGGTGGCGACGGGGCGGCGCTCGACGATCTGAATCTCAAGCGTCGAGGGCAAAGAGCGGCGCACACTCGCCTGCTCGACGCGCAGATCCTTCATCAGGAGCTGCGCCATCTCCGCCGTCTTCACCTGGAAGAGCGGCACGCCCGGATAGACGCCGGCGACGCGGCGGATGTCATCGGCTGGCATGTAGTGGTTGCCGATGATGTGCACATCGCGCACGGAAAAGAGCGGCGAGTAGACGGCGACGGCGAGGAGAGCGCCCGAGACGACGAGGAACAGGAATCCCTTGAGGACGCGGCGCGGGCTGCGGCGGCGCACGATATGCGTCTCGCCCGGCAATGCGCCGGGCTCGGTAAAGCCGAGATTCTCCTGCCTTTCCTCTGCCATCGTCCCGCCTCCTTTCCGTATCCCGTACCTTCGCTCATTTCTTACTTCTCGTACCCTGCCATTTCCAAAATCCTTTCGCAGAGTTCGGGGAACTCGACGCCCATGGCGCGTCCCGCATCGGGCACGAGCGAGGTCTCCGTCATGCCGGGCATCGAGTTGATCTCGATCACATAGGGCGTCATATCCTCGCCGAGCATCATGTCGGCACGCGCCACGCCGCGGCAGCCACAGGCGCGGAAAGCGTCGACGGCGAGCTGCTGCACACGCTCCGTCACATCTAAAGGAATGCGTGCGGGAATGATGTGCGTCGACGCGCCCTTCGTGTACTTGCTCGCGTAGTCGTAGCGTCCCGAAACGGTCGTGATCTCAATGACGGGAAAGGCCTGTGCTTCTCTCGCATCACCCCAGACGGCGACGGTCAGCTCCTTGCCGCGAATGAACTCCTCGACGAGCACTTCCTCGTCGT is from Selenomonas sputigena ATCC 35185 and encodes:
- a CDS encoding DUF881 domain-containing protein, with protein sequence MINFKQGRWSIAFVCMVLGFMLAVQFRATEDMRQSVSQQRVEELATRLLETEKERDRLQEELKDTKDAASEGPSNDYQRMKGGFTALAGPGVIVTLDDSKATSKAGENPNLYLIHDDDLLRVINELRAAGAEAVSINGQRLTGTSEIRCAGPTLSVNNVRSAPPYKIHAIGDPESLEKSIKMRGGVEDTLKVWGIQIDVKKEEHVEVPAYKGAASFKYAKAIEALSDEKEGSR
- a CDS encoding cell division protein FtsQ/DivIB; its protein translation is MAEERQENLGFTEPGALPGETHIVRRRSPRRVLKGFLFLVVSGALLAVAVYSPLFSVRDVHIIGNHYMPADDIRRVAGVYPGVPLFQVKTAEMAQLLMKDLRVEQASVRRSLPSTLEIQIVERRPVATVDCDFGYVDLDREGTVIDAYKTLKKMAIPMVTGIKLKDIYIGDKTTDENLKAALVYLNALKPETNAQISEVSLKKPDDVMAYTTGGVQIRLGALDRLEEKAHLTDSFIVDQEVKQRPVEYVDFKYTAPFIKLKQ